The following coding sequences are from one Tissierella sp. window:
- a CDS encoding cob(I)yrinic acid a,c-diamide adenosyltransferase, with the protein MDIYTKTGDKGSTSLFDDVRVSKDDIRVESYGTIDELGAFLGLAKNYVEDKEMYDKIHQIQNKLFTVAANLATEDSTKVMYYIVEQDIKELEKIIDYYMGKLPEPTGFIVNGSNKKSAYLHVARTICRRAERNIVTLTSHAEIDPLVIKYVNRLSDTIYAMARFLEEEEVEVNYE; encoded by the coding sequence ATGGATATCTATACAAAAACAGGAGATAAGGGAAGTACATCTTTGTTTGATGATGTAAGAGTATCTAAGGATGATATAAGGGTAGAGAGTTATGGAACTATTGACGAATTAGGAGCTTTTCTAGGTTTGGCAAAAAACTATGTTGAAGATAAAGAAATGTATGATAAAATTCACCAAATACAAAACAAACTATTTACTGTTGCAGCAAATTTAGCGACTGAAGATAGCACTAAGGTCATGTATTATATAGTCGAACAGGATATAAAGGAATTGGAGAAGATAATTGATTATTATATGGGCAAACTTCCTGAACCTACGGGATTCATTGTAAATGGGTCTAATAAAAAGTCAGCATATCTACATGTAGCTAGAACCATATGTAGAAGGGCAGAAAGAAATATTGTTACCCTAACAAGTCATGCTGAAATTGATCCTTTGGTAATTAAGTATGTAAATAGATTATCAGATACCATATATGCTATGGCAAGATTTTTAGAAGAGGAAGAGGTTGAAGTAAATTACGAGTAA
- the spoVG gene encoding septation regulator SpoVG, giving the protein MKITDVRLRKISEEGKMKAIVSVTFDGEFVVHDIKIIEGQNGLFIAMPSRKMADGEFRDIAHPINADTRQKMQDAIMNEYEKSLATE; this is encoded by the coding sequence ATGAAGATTACTGATGTAAGACTGAGGAAAATTTCAGAAGAAGGGAAAATGAAGGCTATAGTATCAGTTACTTTTGATGGAGAATTTGTGGTACACGACATTAAAATAATTGAGGGCCAAAATGGATTGTTTATTGCAATGCCTAGTAGAAAAATGGCAGATGGTGAGTTTAGAGACATAGCTCATCCAATTAATGCTGATACAAGGCAAAAAATGCAAGATGCAATTATGAATGAATATGAAAAATCTTTAGCTACAGAATAA
- a CDS encoding 3-hydroxybutyryl-CoA dehydrogenase, translating to MKKVGILGRGTMSCGIVQIFAQKDYEVTMWVRSIDEANPRGSIKSIEKGLNRLVEKEKITKEVMDNTLNNITITTDFEALKDCDLVIEAISEDMDVKRETFGKLDKICKETTILATNTSSLSITEIAKSTNRPDKVVGMHFFNPVPMMKLVEVIKGIATSEETKNTILELSRELGKTPVEVEEAPGFVVNRILIPMINEGIGILADGVASAEDIDEAMKLGANHPMGPLALGDLVGLDVCLAIMEVLYEEFGDSKYRPHPLLRKMVRGGLLGRKTKKGFFEY from the coding sequence ATGAAAAAGGTTGGTATATTAGGTAGGGGAACTATGTCATGCGGTATTGTTCAAATTTTTGCACAAAAGGACTATGAAGTAACTATGTGGGTTAGATCCATTGATGAAGCAAATCCACGAGGAAGTATTAAGTCCATAGAAAAAGGTCTAAACAGACTAGTGGAAAAAGAAAAAATTACAAAAGAAGTAATGGACAATACTTTAAATAATATTACTATAACTACTGATTTTGAAGCTTTAAAAGACTGTGATTTAGTTATTGAAGCTATTTCAGAGGATATGGATGTTAAGAGAGAGACTTTTGGCAAGTTAGATAAGATTTGTAAAGAAACTACAATTCTTGCTACAAATACCTCCTCATTATCTATTACAGAAATTGCAAAATCAACTAATAGACCAGACAAAGTTGTTGGGATGCATTTCTTCAACCCAGTTCCAATGATGAAATTAGTTGAAGTTATTAAAGGAATTGCAACTTCAGAAGAAACAAAAAATACTATTCTTGAGCTATCTAGAGAATTAGGTAAGACTCCTGTAGAAGTAGAAGAGGCTCCAGGATTTGTAGTTAATAGAATCCTTATACCTATGATCAATGAAGGAATTGGAATTCTAGCAGATGGTGTTGCATCAGCTGAAGATATAGACGAAGCTATGAAACTAGGAGCAAATCATCCAATGGGACCTTTAGCTTTAGGAGATTTAGTTGGTCTTGATGTATGTTTAGCTATTATGGAAGTATTATATGAAGAATTTGGTGATTCCAAATATAGACCACACCCATTACTTAGAAAAATGGTTAGAGGTGGATTATTAGGTAGAAAAACTAAAAAAGGTTTCTTTGAATATTAA
- the murC gene encoding UDP-N-acetylmuramate--L-alanine ligase — protein sequence MFEFGINEKKYSKVHFIGIGGISMSGLAEILLDEGYTVTGSDSKNSLIIERLRNLGADIYITHNENNVVGADLVIYTDAISQDNEELVKAQTLGVSIVDRATFLGALMKNYKNSIAVSGTHGKTTTTSMLSTILNRSTLNPTILLGGELDEIGGNVRIGSKEYILTEACEYKGNILKYFPTMAVILNIDEDHLDYFKSIEHILDTFVQYGKNLTDHSWLLINGDDVHSKKVIDNTLAKVVTFGIDGDWDYTAEDIKLSKEGFPSFTLKIKGYGLYPIKLNVMGIHNIYNSLGCIAAAHIYGVPLEEIQENISSYTGVHRRLEFKGYYNGVKIIDDYAHHPTEIKATLSALKEFTIGDLYCVFQPHTFTRTKLLLDRFAESFIESDKIIITDIYAAREQDNGTIHSKDLVNAIINKGSNAIYIESFNDVESYLIENTKENDIIVTMGAGNIYQVGEAIIELAKEKTAV from the coding sequence ATGTTTGAGTTTGGTATAAATGAAAAAAAATATTCTAAAGTTCATTTTATAGGAATTGGTGGTATATCCATGAGTGGTCTAGCAGAGATTCTTCTTGATGAAGGCTATACTGTAACGGGTTCTGATTCTAAGAATAGTTTAATAATAGAACGATTGAGAAATTTGGGGGCAGATATCTACATAACACACAATGAAAATAATGTGGTTGGTGCAGATTTAGTAATATATACTGATGCCATTTCACAAGATAATGAAGAGTTAGTTAAAGCTCAGACTTTAGGAGTATCTATAGTAGATAGAGCAACTTTCTTAGGCGCTTTAATGAAGAATTACAAAAATTCGATTGCAGTATCTGGTACACATGGAAAAACAACAACCACAAGTATGTTATCTACAATACTAAATCGTTCCACATTAAATCCTACCATACTATTAGGTGGAGAATTAGATGAGATTGGTGGAAATGTAAGAATTGGTTCAAAAGAATATATCCTTACAGAAGCGTGTGAATATAAGGGTAATATTTTGAAATATTTCCCTACAATGGCAGTAATATTAAATATTGATGAGGATCATTTAGACTATTTTAAAAGTATTGAACATATATTAGATACCTTTGTTCAATATGGCAAGAATCTCACTGATCATAGTTGGTTATTAATTAATGGAGATGATGTTCACTCTAAAAAGGTAATTGATAATACCTTAGCTAAAGTAGTTACTTTTGGAATTGATGGAGATTGGGATTATACAGCAGAAGATATAAAACTATCAAAAGAAGGATTCCCTTCTTTCACTTTAAAAATTAAAGGATATGGATTATATCCAATTAAACTAAATGTAATGGGTATTCATAATATTTATAATTCTTTAGGCTGCATTGCTGCAGCACATATTTACGGTGTACCATTAGAAGAAATACAAGAAAATATTTCATCATATACAGGAGTTCATAGAAGATTAGAATTTAAAGGCTACTATAATGGTGTAAAAATAATAGATGATTATGCGCATCATCCTACTGAAATTAAAGCAACATTGAGTGCATTAAAGGAGTTTACAATTGGGGATCTTTATTGTGTTTTTCAACCCCACACTTTTACAAGAACAAAACTTTTACTAGACAGATTCGCAGAATCTTTTATAGAATCAGATAAAATAATTATTACAGATATATATGCAGCTAGGGAACAAGATAATGGGACTATTCATTCAAAAGATTTAGTAAATGCAATAATAAATAAAGGTTCAAATGCAATATATATAGAATCATTCAATGATGTAGAGTCTTATCTAATAGAAAATACAAAAGAAAATGATATAATTGTCACTATGGGTGCAGGTAATATATACCAAGTTGGAGAAGCAATAATAGAATTAGCTAAGGAAAAAACAGCTGTATAA
- a CDS encoding LCP family protein — protein sequence MKTFIKVFIVSFTCFAIALFIGSYSYVKDNDIVLENNSGAGYSEKMKLSNTIIKKLETKPKEPEIYSTLKEAIEKSNRINFLIIGMEDIRSDTIIFASFCPDSKKMNLLNIPRDTYIHRKGYNQAEQRKINSIYGDHGILGVKKSVSHILEGVPIHHYVMLDYKGVEKIVDNIGGVEVDIPFNMKYKDPYSKPPLNIDIPSGKQVLDGKRALDFLRYRKGNKSGGGYSDGDLGRIKAQQQFIQSFIGKASDNMLAVLRNGFNHVKTDINLMDSLSYGRKALGMNSNDFEMQTLPGEAEFKKVGKKVLSYFTFNKTETKKALEKIYNVKDLNP from the coding sequence ATGAAAACTTTTATCAAAGTTTTTATTGTATCATTTACCTGTTTTGCAATTGCTCTATTTATTGGCTCTTATTCATATGTAAAAGATAACGATATTGTCCTTGAAAACAACTCAGGTGCTGGTTACTCTGAAAAAATGAAATTATCTAATACAATTATAAAAAAACTGGAAACAAAGCCAAAGGAACCTGAGATATATTCTACTTTAAAAGAAGCTATAGAAAAAAGTAATAGAATTAATTTTTTGATAATAGGTATGGAGGACATTAGATCTGATACCATTATTTTTGCATCGTTTTGTCCAGATTCAAAAAAAATGAACTTGCTAAACATACCAAGAGATACATATATCCATAGAAAGGGATATAATCAAGCAGAACAGAGAAAAATCAATAGCATATATGGTGACCATGGTATTCTTGGAGTCAAAAAATCAGTATCTCATATATTAGAGGGTGTACCAATACATCATTATGTAATGCTTGATTATAAGGGTGTAGAGAAGATTGTTGATAATATAGGTGGAGTTGAAGTGGATATACCTTTTAATATGAAATATAAAGACCCTTATTCTAAACCGCCTTTGAATATTGATATTCCATCAGGTAAACAAGTTCTTGATGGTAAAAGAGCCTTGGATTTTTTAAGATACAGAAAGGGAAACAAGAGTGGTGGAGGGTATTCGGATGGGGATTTGGGCAGAATAAAGGCGCAACAACAGTTCATTCAATCTTTCATAGGCAAAGCGTCGGACAATATGCTTGCCGTCCTTAGAAATGGATTTAACCATGTTAAAACAGATATTAATTTAATGGATTCCTTAAGTTATGGCAGAAAGGCATTAGGAATGAATAGTAATGATTTTGAAATGCAAACCTTACCTGGAGAAGCGGAGTTTAAAAAGGTAGGTAAAAAAGTATTATCATATTTTACTTTCAATAAAACTGAAACAAAGAAAGCCCTTGAAAAAATATACAATGTAAAAGACCTGAATCCTTAG
- a CDS encoding SpoIIE family protein phosphatase: protein MLNKNELNYAESKIAEYGMLNYHVLESMADWVRVVDKEGNVIYVNKTMKNALGDQGVGVKCYKALGKQKACSFCITRRSIETGEIVQKEEDINGRFFSVKSSPVTNSQGEVLAAVEVFRDVTRERKLELELIDKNKKMSKDLGFAKRIQEKILPNKEVLDNISIDYIYKPSEMLSGDMFDVFRIDEENIGIYISDVSGHGVAAAMMTMFIRQTMRAIKDNFLSPAEALSELHRRFTALNLDVDKYLTIFYGIFNKKTYEFRYSNAGHNCIPIKYNNNGIDKLEIKGFPIFSLFNEIKYKEKSIYLSKGDKVLFYTDGITESKDRNGNEFGIEFIIDILNDHKKDILNEINDEIISYNWGEQEDDLAVVLMDVN, encoded by the coding sequence ATGCTAAATAAAAATGAGTTAAATTATGCAGAGAGTAAAATAGCGGAATACGGTATGCTTAATTATCATGTGTTGGAGAGTATGGCTGATTGGGTTCGAGTAGTAGATAAAGAGGGCAATGTTATTTATGTTAATAAAACAATGAAGAACGCCTTAGGAGATCAAGGTGTAGGAGTTAAGTGCTATAAAGCTCTTGGAAAGCAAAAAGCATGTAGTTTCTGTATTACAAGAAGAAGTATAGAAACTGGAGAAATAGTACAAAAAGAAGAAGATATTAACGGCCGATTTTTTTCTGTCAAATCTTCTCCTGTAACTAATTCTCAGGGAGAAGTTCTTGCAGCAGTAGAAGTATTCAGAGATGTAACTAGGGAGAGAAAATTAGAACTTGAATTAATTGATAAAAACAAGAAGATGAGTAAAGACTTAGGTTTCGCTAAAAGAATTCAAGAAAAGATTCTTCCCAATAAAGAAGTATTAGATAATATTTCTATTGATTATATCTACAAACCTTCCGAGATGCTAAGTGGAGATATGTTTGATGTATTCCGCATAGATGAAGAAAATATTGGCATATATATTTCAGATGTATCTGGTCATGGTGTAGCAGCTGCTATGATGACAATGTTTATAAGGCAAACAATGAGAGCTATAAAAGATAACTTTTTAAGTCCCGCTGAGGCTTTATCAGAATTACATCGTAGATTTACTGCATTAAATCTGGATGTAGATAAATATCTTACAATTTTCTACGGAATTTTTAATAAAAAGACCTATGAGTTTAGATATTCTAATGCAGGACACAATTGCATACCTATAAAATACAATAATAATGGTATAGATAAATTAGAGATAAAGGGATTCCCTATATTTTCATTATTTAATGAAATTAAATACAAAGAAAAATCCATTTATTTAAGCAAAGGAGATAAAGTGTTATTTTATACAGATGGAATAACTGAATCAAAAGATAGGAATGGAAATGAATTTGGTATCGAGTTCATTATTGACATACTAAATGACCATAAAAAAGATATATTAAATGAAATAAACGATGAAATCATTTCTTATAATTGGGGAGAGCAGGAAGATGATTTAGCTGTTGTTCTCATGGATGTCAATTAA
- a CDS encoding short-chain-enoyl-CoA hydratase, translated as MSWETLLLKKEGHIGILSINRPNALNALNSLVLDELSDAVELINNDESIHVLILTGEGRAFVAGADIGEMKSMNPVEARNFAEKGLSLFRKIELMEKPAIAAVNGFALGGGCELSMCCDIRIASDKAKFGQPEVGLGITPGFAGTQRLPRLIGEGRAKELIFTCDIIGADEAYRIGLVNKVVPVEELMTVAMELANKIVQKSQLAVRYAKTAVNRGLQADLDTGMSIEKDLFALCFATEDQKEGMEAFLEKRTPEYKLK; from the coding sequence ATGAGCTGGGAAACTCTATTGCTAAAAAAAGAAGGACATATAGGAATTCTATCCATCAATAGACCAAATGCATTAAATGCATTAAATTCTTTAGTTTTAGATGAGTTATCAGATGCAGTAGAATTAATTAATAATGATGAAAGCATTCATGTACTTATTTTGACAGGAGAGGGCAGAGCCTTTGTAGCTGGGGCGGATATTGGAGAGATGAAATCTATGAATCCAGTAGAAGCTAGAAATTTTGCTGAGAAGGGATTATCCTTATTTAGAAAAATAGAACTAATGGAAAAGCCAGCTATTGCAGCGGTTAATGGTTTTGCTTTAGGTGGAGGCTGTGAACTTTCCATGTGTTGTGATATTAGAATAGCTTCTGATAAAGCCAAATTTGGACAACCTGAAGTAGGATTGGGTATTACGCCTGGATTTGCAGGTACTCAAAGATTACCACGGCTAATAGGAGAGGGAAGAGCAAAGGAACTTATTTTTACTTGTGATATAATTGGTGCAGATGAAGCTTATAGGATAGGATTAGTAAACAAAGTAGTTCCAGTAGAGGAATTAATGACTGTTGCTATGGAGTTAGCAAATAAAATAGTACAAAAATCTCAATTGGCAGTAAGATATGCTAAAACTGCAGTAAATAGAGGATTGCAGGCAGACTTAGATACTGGAATGTCTATCGAAAAGGATTTATTTGCGCTATGTTTTGCAACTGAAGATCAAAAAGAAGGTATGGAAGCGTTCTTAGAAAAACGCACACCTGAATATAAATTAAAATAA
- the glmU gene encoding bifunctional UDP-N-acetylglucosamine diphosphorylase/glucosamine-1-phosphate N-acetyltransferase GlmU: MNISIILAAGEGTRMKSKLSKVLHKVCGKPILEYVIDASKGAAVEKNIVIVGHGGDMVKEYFKDEPIVFKTQPIGDDVPYGTGYAVMQAVDHIEDNSTVIILYGDTPLITENTINNLMNYHNENEFQGTVLTALLDNPTGYGRIIREENGHILKIVEERDASEEEKKIKEINSGIYCFNGKLLKYALGKIDNNNAQKEYYATDVIGILKDEGYKVGAFVIADSNEIHGVNSRVQLASSEEIMRKRINNFHMVNGVSIIDPNNTYIEDNVKIGRDTVIYPGVTLEGNSVIGEDCIIRHNSRIINSTISNGVEIESSTIEESYIGDNTHIGPYAHLRPHSNIGKNVKIGNFVEVKNSTVKDETKAGHLAYIGDADIGHNVNIGCGVIFVNYNGKEKFRTMVGDHSFIGSNSNLVAPVKVNDWGYVAAGSTITKEVPEASLSIERSEQKNINGWVEKKGYKNYK; this comes from the coding sequence ATGAATATTTCTATTATATTAGCAGCTGGTGAAGGCACAAGGATGAAATCTAAACTTTCTAAAGTATTACATAAAGTTTGTGGCAAACCTATTTTGGAATATGTAATAGATGCTAGTAAAGGTGCAGCAGTTGAAAAGAATATAGTTATCGTGGGTCATGGTGGGGACATGGTTAAGGAATATTTTAAAGACGAGCCTATTGTATTTAAGACTCAACCTATAGGTGATGATGTCCCATATGGCACTGGTTATGCAGTAATGCAGGCAGTTGATCATATAGAAGATAATAGCACCGTAATTATATTATATGGTGATACACCACTGATTACAGAAAATACCATAAATAACTTGATGAATTATCATAATGAAAATGAGTTTCAAGGAACTGTACTTACTGCATTACTAGATAATCCTACAGGATATGGTAGAATTATCAGAGAAGAGAATGGACATATCCTTAAAATAGTAGAAGAGAGGGATGCTTCGGAGGAAGAGAAGAAAATTAAAGAGATTAATTCTGGCATATATTGTTTTAACGGGAAATTGTTAAAATATGCCTTAGGAAAAATAGATAATAACAATGCTCAAAAAGAATATTATGCTACGGATGTTATAGGCATACTTAAAGATGAAGGATATAAGGTTGGAGCATTTGTAATAGCTGATTCTAATGAGATTCATGGAGTTAATTCTAGAGTTCAGTTAGCTTCTAGTGAGGAAATCATGAGAAAGAGAATAAATAATTTTCATATGGTAAATGGTGTAAGTATTATAGATCCTAACAATACTTATATAGAAGATAATGTAAAAATTGGTAGAGATACAGTTATTTATCCAGGAGTTACCTTAGAGGGGAATTCAGTAATTGGTGAAGATTGTATTATCAGACATAATTCTAGAATAATAAACAGTACAATTTCCAATGGAGTAGAGATAGAATCCTCAACTATTGAGGAAAGTTACATAGGGGATAATACTCATATTGGCCCTTATGCCCATCTTAGACCACATAGTAATATTGGTAAAAATGTTAAGATTGGTAACTTTGTGGAGGTGAAAAACTCTACAGTGAAAGATGAAACAAAAGCTGGACATCTTGCTTATATTGGAGATGCGGATATTGGGCATAATGTAAATATTGGATGTGGGGTTATATTTGTAAACTATAATGGGAAAGAAAAGTTTAGGACAATGGTAGGGGACCATTCATTTATTGGCAGCAATTCTAATTTAGTTGCTCCTGTGAAGGTAAATGACTGGGGATATGTAGCTGCAGGCTCTACTATAACAAAAGAGGTACCGGAAGCTAGTTTATCAATTGAAAGATCAGAACAAAAAAATATAAATGGTTGGGTAGAAAAAAAAGGATATAAAAATTACAAATAA